The genome window agagtatttatagcatacacacaggagtagggtgttacgctcagtgcagcccgaacctgtctaaaaatcccagagcatttactactttctgCATCCGATTCTCCCATTCCACTTGCATCttatttacgcccatttatttcacccgcaaaacggattcagaatcatcctccgactgaatctcaaaagggtccctccggattcctgcttgaggagttcacccccCCCCGACAGAATCCTGACAAGAATCGGTTAAGTGACACATTTACAACCCACTACATCCATGTTCCCTAACATAGTACTTGTGCAAGATTATTTATGTACACGTGAAATTGCTCCCTAGATCTACTCTCACAACTCAAGCCATTCGATTCGTGAGTCATTTATGTTCATGTGAAATTACCATCAAGATTCAAGACGAAAGAAGCCTAGCCGGCCATAAGCATGGGCCACTTCACCAGATTGATCAAGAAATGGAGTGCCTCCGATCCTTGGGAGGCTTAGTGCGCCCTCTCCCGCCACCCACCGCGTCCAGCCTCAGGAACGGGTTCAGCCGCCCGAGCTTCTTGGACACGTTGTTCAtgaacccgccgccgccgccgccgccgccgccgccgccgccagccttCTTCGGCAGAGGGGGTCGACCCGACGGCGGAAGGCCACCGGCCACCGGGAACGCCGACGAGTCCCTCATGCGCATCTTCAGGCGCAGAAGCTCCATCTTGAGCTCGTCGTTCTCCCGCTGCAGCCGCGACACCTCGTCCGGCACGCTCCGGGCGAGCCGGCCCTGGAGGCTCGACGCGAGCTTGTAGGGCAGCGACGGGGAGTCGCCGCCGTAGAACGACGACGCGCCGCTCGGTGGCGCCTCGCGCAGGCGTCGCTGCTCGTGGTACAGGACCTGCACAACCGTCTGCACCGGCAAGCGGTCGTTCTGCGCCGCGTGCGCGCACGCCTCGCGCGACAGCTTCTGGCAGTCCATCACACTGCACACCTTCTTCCTCTCGGCCTCGCTCAGATACGGATGCGCCTGCGGAATCCATAAAAGCGATGGACGATCATGTCCTGAACTAGTAACTAATGGAGAAACACTTAGTTGACGTCTTGACGAGCAAACCAGCAAGCAGTAAAGATTCTGATCTGAGAGATTCTTACCTTCAAGTAGATGTCAATGGCGCGGTACATGCCGTCCTCGTTAAACCTGGCGCGTTCCGGGATCATCTCAGCGAGGCCAGTGAACTTGTCAATGGGCAGGTTAATGTCCGAGGCGATCTCGGCCAGGTAGGCTTCCATGAGTTTGCCAACCATGCCGACATCGTTGGGCGGCGACGCCGTCGAGATGAAGTCGTCGTCCGTGTTGTAGTCCAGCTGGGTTGCCTCTCCCTCGTGCTCCAGGTACCCGACCAGGATCCTCTGGACCGCGTCGACGTCGAACGCGGTGCTGGCATCGGGCGAGAAGGACGGGATGAGGAGGTCGTCGAGCACGGCCTGCCCGAGCTGCGCGGCCATCCTCTTCTCGAGGTCGAGACGGCACGCCAGCGTCGTGTCGAGGTAGAGCGCCGCTCGCAGCAGCATCGACAGGAAGCTCACTGACATCGTGTTCTTCTCCCTCGGCAGCAGGCTCACGATCGTTTCAAGAACCACCCGCTTCTCGTGTTCCTGCCTCGGTTCCATCTTCTTCCTATCTCTTCCGTGTATGTCCTGCACCAAACTCAGCAACGTCAGATGAATGCAAGAAGAACTGTATGCTGTGCTGACGTATCTAGCTAATCTTTTGTGCATGTGTTCACCCAACAAACTCACCAGTCTTCGCAGAGACTTCTGAGCATAGAGCATGATCAGTGTGCCCAAAGCAATGCCCTTGAACCCTCTTGACTTCATCGCAATCAGAACTCTCTGGAACGTATCAATGCGCAGCGACGTCAGCTCGTCGGCCCACCAGTCGTCGACGGCCTTCGGCGGCAGCACCGACAACCCGCTCACGCCGTCGTAGCTACCGGCAGTGGTGCCCAGGGACATGCTGAACTGTCTGTCGCTGCAGGTTATGTACGCAATGGCGTCGATGCACCTGCCGATGAGGTCCACCTCCTCGGACACCGGGAGGAGCTCCTCGGACTTGCGGAGCACGGTGACCGCGCCCGCGAGGCTCATCAGCGCCACGGCCTCCAAGTATGCCTCCGTTCTGCCGATCAGGTTGCCGGCCTTGCTCTCGTCGGACATCTCCAGGTGCTCGGCGGCGCACCGCAGCATGGCGACGTTTTCCTCCGTGATCTCGAAGTTTTCGCCGTAGCAGAACTTGGTGACGAACTCGAACGCCTTGGCGCCGCCCGGCATGCCCGTGATCTCGAGGTGGGTGACCTTGGAGCCATTGATTCCTGAC of Phragmites australis chromosome 3, lpPhrAust1.1, whole genome shotgun sequence contains these proteins:
- the LOC133911863 gene encoding BTB/POZ domain-containing protein SR1IP1-like; protein product: MQGRFDTPAMKRTSDWILSQELPSDITIQVGESTFNLHKLPLASRCGYIRKQVSGINGSKVTHLEITGMPGGAKAFEFVTKFCYGENFEITEENVAMLRCAAEHLEMSDESKAGNLIGRTEAYLEAVALMSLAGAVTVLRKSEELLPVSEEVDLIGRCIDAIAYITCSDRQFSMSLGTTAGSYDGVSGLSVLPPKAVDDWWADELTSLRIDTFQRVLIAMKSRGFKGIALGTLIMLYAQKSLRRLDIHGRDRKKMEPRQEHEKRVVLETIVSLLPREKNTMSVSFLSMLLRAALYLDTTLACRLDLEKRMAAQLGQAVLDDLLIPSFSPDASTAFDVDAVQRILVGYLEHEGEATQLDYNTDDDFISTASPPNDVGMVGKLMEAYLAEIASDINLPIDKFTGLAEMIPERARFNEDGMYRAIDIYLKAHPYLSEAERKKVCSVMDCQKLSREACAHAAQNDRLPVQTVVQVLYHEQRRLREAPPSGASSFYGGDSPSLPYKLASSLQGRLARSVPDEVSRLQRENDELKMELLRLKMRMRDSSAFPVAGGLPPSGRPPLPKKAGGGGGGGGGGGGFMNNVSKKLGRLNPFLRLDAVGGGRGRTKPPKDRRHSIS